Proteins encoded together in one Eubalaena glacialis isolate mEubGla1 chromosome 7, mEubGla1.1.hap2.+ XY, whole genome shotgun sequence window:
- the COL7A1 gene encoding collagen alpha-1(VII) chain translates to MRLQLLVAALCAGILAGAPRVWAQHRERVSCTRLYAADIVFLLDGSSSIGRSNFREVRGFLEGLVLPFSGAASAQGVRFAAVQYSDDPRTEFGLDALGSGGDVIRAIRELSYKGGNTRTGAAILHVADRVFLPQLARPGVPKVCILITDGKSQDLVDTAAQRLKGQGVKLFAVGIKNADPEELKRIASQPTSDFFFFVNDFNILRTLLPLVSRRVCTTAGGVPVALPSDDSTSGPRDLVLSEPGSQSLRVQWTAASGPVTGYKVQYTPLTGLGQPLSSERREVSVPAGETSVRLQGLRPLTEYQVTVVALYANSIGEAVSGTARTTALEAPELTIQNTTAHSLLVAWRSVPSATGYRVTWRVFSGGATQQQELAPGQGSVLLRDLEPGTDYEVTVSALLGRSVGPASSLTARTDTSVEQTLRPIILGPTSILLSWNLVPEARGYRLEWRRESGLEVPQKVVLPSDVTRYQLDGLQPGTEYRLTLYTLLEGREVATPATVVPPGPELPVGPVTDLQATELPGQRVRVSWSAVPSATEYRITVRSIQGVERSLVLPGSQTAFDLDDVRAGLSYTVWVSARVGTREGDASVLTVRREPETPLAIPGLRVVASDATRVRVAWGPVPGASGFRVSWRTDNGLESSQTLPSESTATDIMGLRPGTSYQVAVSALRGKEEGPPAITVARTDPLGPMKTVRVTQVSSSSVTITWNRVPGATGYRVSWHSGHGPEKSQLVSGEATVAELDGLEPDTEYTVHVWARVAGVDGTPASVVVRTDPQPVGSVSKLQILNASSDVLRVTWVGVTGATAYRLAWGRSEGGPTRQEMLPGNTDSAEIRGLEGGVSYSVRVTALVGDREGAPVSIVVTTPPEEAPPALETLRVVQRGEHSLRLRWQPVPGARGFRLRWRPEGGQEQSRVLGPELSSYELDGLEPATHHRIWLSVLGTAGEGPPSEVTAYTESPRVPSTELRVVDTSVDSVTLAWTPVSGVSSYILSWQPLRGPGQELPGASQTLPGISSSQRVAGLEPGISYIFSLTPVREGVQGPEASVTQTPVCPHGLMDVVFLLHTTRDNAHRAEAVKRALEHLVSALGPLGPQAIQVGLLSYSHRPSPLFSLNSSHDLSVIRQKIRNIPYTDPSGNNLGTAVVTAHRHLLAPDAPGRRRHVPGVMVLLVDEPLRGDIFNSIREAQAAGLKVMMLGLAGADPEQLRRLVPGMDSAQTFFTVDDGPSLDRAVSSLATALCQTALTTQLQPEPCSVHCPKGQKGEPGEMGLKGQAGSPGPPGLPGRMGVPGPQGPPGSTIAKGERGFPGADGPPGSPGRPGTPGTPGPKGSPGWPSPRGEPGERGPRGPKGEPGEPGRVIGGEGPGLPGQKGDPGPPGPPGSRGPLGDPGPRGPPGFSGTAVKGEKGDRGERGPPGPGDGSVALGEPGLPGLPGSRGPQGSVGPPGEKGEKGDCEDGAPGLPGQPGTPGEPGLRGLPGDTGPKGDRGLTGAMGETGEKGERGSPGPAGPQGPPGVAGRPGPEGPEGPPGPTGRRGEKGEPGRPGDPAVGPGGAGAKGEKGDVGLSGPKGATGVKGERGPPGLVLPGDPGPKGDPGVRGPIGLTGRAGPPGDSGPPGETGDPGRPGSPGPIGPRGRDGEVGEKGDEGPPGEPGLPGKAGERGLRGAPGTRGPVGEKGDQGDPGEDGRNGSPGPSGPKGDRGEPGPPGPPGRLVDTGLGVREKGESGDRGQEGPRGPKGDPGPPGASGERGISGLRGAPGPQGDPGVRGPAGEKGDRGPPGLDGRSGLDGKPGTPGPPGLPGAIGKAGDPGRDGLPGLRGEQGPPGPSGPLGALGKPGEDGKPGLNGKNGGPGDPGEDGRKGEKGDSGAPGREGHDGPKGERGAPGSPGLQGPPGLPGQVGPPGQGFPGVPGGLGSKGDRGETGPKGEQGLPGERGLRGEPGSTANVERLLENIGIKTSALREIVESWEESSGSFLPVPERRRGPKGDPGERGPPGKEGPTGFSGERGLKGDRGDPGPQGPPGLALGERGPPGPPGLAGEPGKPGIPGLPGPAGSVGEAGRPGERGERGEKGERGEQGRDGPPGLPGPPGPPGPKVAMDEPGSGLSREPGPPGLKGTKGEPGSDGNRGPKGDRGEPGIKGDWGEPGQRGQNGSPGLPGERGVAGPEGKPGLQGPRGTPGPMGGHGDPGPPGAPGLAGPAGPQGPSGLKGEPGETGPPGRGLPGPTGAVGLPGPPGTSGLVGPQGAPGLPGQVGETGKPGVPGRDGASGKDGDRGAPGVPGSPGLPGPVGPKGEPGPMGTPGQAVVGPPGAKGEKGAPGGLAGDLVGEPGAKGDRGLPGPRGEKGEAGRAGEPGDPGEDGQKGAPGLKGHKGDPGVGVQGPPGPIGPPGLKGDLGPPGTPGAPGIVGFPGQTGPRGEMGQPGPSGERGLAGPPGREGAPGPLGPPGPLGLAGAPGAPGLKGDKGDPGAGPPGARGERGEPGVRGEDGRPGLEGPRGLMGPPGSRGERGEKGDTGASGLKGDKGDSAVIMGPPGPRGAKGDMGERGPRGIDGDKGPRGDSGDAGEKGAKGQPGDKGSAGLLGVRGLTGPKGEPGAAGIPGEPGSRGKDGAPGVRGDKGDVGFMGPRGLKGERGVKGACGLDGEKGDKGEAGPPGRPGLAGRKGELGEPGVPGQSGVPGKEGLIGPKGDRGFDGQPGPKGDQGEKGERGPPGIGGFPGPRGSDGSSGPPGPPGSIGPKGPEGLQGQKGERGPPGEIVVGAPGVPGTPGERGEQGRPGPAGPRGEKGEAELTEDDIRGLVRQEMSQHCACQGQFITSGSRPLPSYAADTSGPQLHAVPVLRVSHAEEEGQVPPEDDEYEYSEYSVEEYQDPEAPWDGDAPDPCSLPLDEGSCTAYTLRWYHRAVAGGIEACHPFVYGGCGGNANRFGTREACERRCPPRVAQSQGTGAARSLGR, encoded by the exons ATGAGGCTGCAGCTCCTGGTGGCTGCGCTCTGCGCGGGGATCCTGGCAGGGGCGCCCCGAGTGTGGGCCCAGCACAGGGAGAGAG TGAGCTGCACGCGCCTTTACGCCGCTGACATCGTGTTCCTACTCGACGGCTCCTCGTCCATTGGCCGAAGCAACTTCCGCGAAGTGAGGGGTTTCCTTGAGGGGCTGGTGCTGCCCTTCTCCGGGGCAGCCAGTGCACAGGGTGTGCGCTTTGCTGCCGTGCAGTACAGCGATGACCCACG gACAGAATTTGGCCTGGATGCGCTTGGCTCAGGAGGTGATGTGATCCGTGCCATCCGAGAGCTCAGCTACAAGGGAGGCAACACGCGCACAGGAGCTGCAATTCTCCACGTGGCTGACCGTGTCTTTCTGCCCCAGCTGGCCCGACCTGGTGTTCCCAAG GTCTGCATCCTCATCACAGATGGGAAGTCCCAGGACCTGGTGGACACAGCTGCCCAGAGGCTGAAGGGGCAGGGAGTCAAGCTGTTTGCTGTGG GGATCAAGAATGCCGACCCTGAGGAGCTGAAGCGAATCGCCTCGCAGCCGACCAGCGATTTCTTCTTCTTCGTCAACGACTTCAACATCTTGAGGACGCTACTGCCTCTTGTTTCCCGGAGGGTGTGCACAACTGCAGGTGGCGTGCCTGTGGCCCTGCCCT CCGATGACTCAACCTCTGGTCCACGAGACCTGGTGCTGTCTGAGCCAGGCAGTCAATCCTTGAGAGTACAGTGGACAGCGGCCAGTGGCCCTGTGACTGGCTACAAGGTCCAGTACACCCCCCTGACGGGGCTGGGACAGCCACTGTCGAGTGAGCGGCGGGAG GTGAGCGTCCCAGCAGGTGAGACCAGCGTGAGGCTGCAGGGTCTCCGGCCACTGACTGAGTACCAAGTGACGGTGGTTGCCCTCTACGCCAACAGCATCGGGGAGGCCGTGAGCGGGACAGCTCGGACGA CTGCTCTGGAGGCACCGGAGCTGACCATCCAGAACACCACAGCCCACAGCCTCCTGGTGGCCTGGCGGAGTGTGCCAAGTGCCACTGGCTACCGCGTGACATGGCGGGTCTTCAGTG GTGGGGCCACGCAGCAGCAGGAGCTGGCGCCTGGGCAGGGGTCAGTGTTGCTGCGTGACCTGGAGCCTGGCACAGACTATGAGGTGACTGTGAGCGCCCTGCTTGGCCGGAGCGTGGGGCCTGCCTCCTCCCTGACTGCCCGCACCG ACACTTCTGTTGAGCAGACCCTGCGTCCCATCATCCTGGGCCCCACATCCATCCTTCTTTCCTGGAACTTGGTGCCTGAGGCCCGTGGCTACCGGCTGGAGTGGCGGCGTGAGAGTG GCTTGGAGGTGCCACAGAAGGTGGTGCTGCCCTCTGACGTGACCCGCTACCAGTTGGATGGGCTGCAGCCAGGCACTGAGTATCGCCTCACACTCTACACGCTGCTAGAGGGCCGCGAGGTGGCCACGCCTGCAACTGTGGTCCCCCCTG GGCCAGAGCTGCCCGTGGGCCCTGTGACAGACCTACAGGCCACCGAGCTGCCTGGACAGCGGGTGCGAGTGTCCTGGAGCGCAGTTCCCAGCGCCACCGAGTATCGGATCACCGTGCGCAGCATCCAGG GGGTCGAGCGGAGCCTGGTGCTTCCCGGGAGTCAGACAGCTTTTGACTTGGATGACGTCCGGGCTGGGCTGAGCTACACAGTGTGGGTGTCAGCTCGAGTAGGCACCCGAGAGGGTGATGCCAGCGTCCTCACTGTCCGCCGGG AGCCAGAAACCCCACTTGCCATCCCAGGGCTGCGGGTAGTGGCGTCAGACGCAACACGAGTGAGGGTGGCCTGGGGACCTGTGCCTGGAGCCAGTGGATTTCGGGTTAGCTGGAGGACAGACAATG GTCTGGAGTCCAGCCAGACATTGCCCTCAGAGTCTACTGCCACAGATATCATGGGGCTGAGACCTGGAACCTCCTACCAGGTGGCTGTGTCGGCATTGCGAGGGAAAGAGGAGGGCCCACCTGCGATCACCGTGGCTCGAACTG ACCCACTGGGCCCAATGAAGACAGTCCGTGTGACTCAAGTCAGCAGCTCATCTGTCACCATCACCTGGAACAGGGTTCCTGGTGCCACAGGATACAGGGTCTCCTGGCACTCAGGCCACG GCCCAGAGAAATCCCAGTTGGTTTCTGGGGAGGCCACAGTGGCTGAGCTGGATGGGCTGGAGCCAGATACCGAGTACACAGTGCATGTGTGGGCCCGTGTGGCTGGTGTGGATGGGACCCCTGCCTCTGTGGTTGTAAGGACTG ACCCTCAGCCCGTGGGCAGTGTCTCGAAGCTGCAGATCCTCAATGCTTCCAGTGATGTTCTGCGGGTCACCTGGGTGGGGGTCACTGGAGCCACAGCTTACAGACTGGCCTGGGGCCGGAGCGAGG GTGGCCCCACGAGACAGGAGATGCTCCCAGGAAACACGGACTCCGCTGAGATACGGGGCCTCGAAGGCGGAGTCAGCTACTCAGTGAGAGTGACTGCACTTGTGGGGGACCGTGAGGGCGCACCTGTCTCCATTGTCGTCACCACGC CGCCTGAGGAGGCTCCACCAGCCCTGGAGACACTTCGTGTAGTGCAGCGAGGGGAGCACTCGCTGAGGCTGCGCTGGCAGCCGGTGCCCGGGGCACGAGGCTTCCGCCTGCGTTGGCGACCTGAGG GTGGCCAGGAACAGTCCCGGGTCCTGGGGCCGGAACTCAGCAGCTACGAACTGGACGGGCTGGAGCCAGCGACCCACCACCGTATATGGCTGAGTGTCTTGGGGACAGCTGGAGAAGGGCCCCCCTCAGAAGTAACTGCATACACTG AGTCACCTCGTGTCCCAAGCACTGAACTGCGTGTTGTAGACACCTCAGTCGACTCAGTGACTCTGGCCTGGACCCCGGTGTCTGGGGTATCCAGCTACATCCTATCCTGGCAGCCACTCAGAGGCCCTGGCCAAG AATTGCCTGGGGCCTCACAGACACTTCCGGGGATCTCAAGCTCCCAGCGGGTGGCAGGGCTAGAGCCTGGCATCTCCTACATATTCTCCCTGACACCTGTCCGGGAGGGTGTACAGGGTCCTGAGGCCTCTGTCACACAGACCCCAG TGTGTCCCCACGGCCTGATGGACGTGGTGTTCCTGCTGCATACCACTCGAGACAATGCTCATCGCGCAGAGGCTGTGAAGCGAGCCCTGGAGCATCTGGTGTCTGCACTTGGGCCTCTTGGGCCACAGGCCATCCAG GTTGGCCTCCTGTCCTACAGTCATCGGCCCTCCCCACTGTTCTCGCTGAACAGCTCCCATGACCTCAGTGTCATCCGGCAGAAGATCCGCAACATCCCCTACACGGACCCAAGTGGGAACAACCTGG GCACAGCTGTGGTTACAGCTCACAGACACCTGTTGGCACCAGATGCCCCTGGACGACGCCGGCACGTGCCGGGGGTGATGGTTCTACTGGTGGATGAGCCCTTGAGAGGTGACATCTTCAACTCTATCCGTGAGGCCCAGGCTGCTG GGCTCAAAGTGATGATGCTGGGCCTGGCAGGAGCTGACCCAGAACAGCTGCGTCGCTTGGTGCCGGGCATGGACTCTGCCCAGACCTTCTTCACCGTGGATGATGGTCCAAGCTTGGACCGGGCAGTCAGTAGTCTGGCAACAGCCCTGTGTCAGACGGCTTTGACCACCCAG CTACAGCCAGAGCCTTGCTCGGTGCATTGTCCAAAG GGCCAGAAGGGGGAACCCGGAGAGATG GGGCTGAAAGGACAAGCCGGGTCTCCTGGCCCCCCCGGCCTCCCG GGCAGGATGGGTGTTCCTGGCCCCCAGGGACCTCCTGGAAGTACCATTGCGAAGGGTGAGAGG ggcttccctggggcaGATGGGCCTCCAGGCAGCCCTGGCCGCCCTGGGACTCCTGGAACCCCTGGCCCGAAG GGCTCCCCCGGGTGGCCCAGTCCTCGTGGAGAACCA GGAGAGCGAGGACCTCGAGGCCCAAAGGGGGAGCCG GGAGAGCCTGGACGAGTCATTGGAGGCGAGGGCCCAGGGCTTCCTGGGCAGAAAGGGGACCCTGGACCTCCA GGTCCCCCTGGATCTCGTGGCCCATTGGGAGACCCAGGACCCCGTGGTCCCCCAGGATTTTCTGGAACAGCTGTGAAG GGTGAGAAAGGTGATCGTGGGGAGCGG GGCCCCCCTGGACCAGGTGACGGCAGCGTTGCTTTAGGGGAGCCTGGGCTGCCG GGTCTTCCTGGAAGCCGTGGACCCCAAGGCTCAGTTGGCCCCcctggagaaaaaggagaaaag GGTGACTGTGAAGATGGAGCCCCAGGCCTCCCAGGACAACCTGGGACCCCAGGTGAGCCG GGCCTACGGGGACTTCCTGGAGACACTGGCCCCAAA GGTGACCGAGGACTAACAGGGGCCATGGGTGAGACTGGAGAAAAG GGCGAACGTGGATCCCCTGGCCCAGCAGGACCACAG GGTCCACCAGGAGTTGCTGGACGTCCTGGACCTGAGGGTCCTGAA GGGCCACCAGGACCCACTGGCCGCCGAGGAGAGAAG GGGGAGCCTGGTCGCCCTGGGGACCCCGCAGTG GGACCTGGGGGTGCTGGAGCTAAAGGAGAGAAG GGGGACGTAGGGCTCTCTGGGCCCAAAGGAGCTACTGGAGTCAAAGGGGAACGG GGCCCACCTGGCTTGGTTCTTCCTGGGGACCCTGGCCCCAAGGGAGACCCTGGAGTCCGG GGTCCCATTGGCCTCACTGGCAGAGCAGGACCCCCG GGTGACTCAGGGCCTCCCGGAGAGACGGGAGACCCTGGGCGTCCTGGTTCCCCAGGACCCATCGGCCCCCGAGGACGAGAT GGTGAAGTTGGAGAGAAAGGTGACGAGGGTCCCCCG GGTGAACCAGGTTTGCCTGGAAAAGCTGGCGAGCGTGGCCTTCGG GGGGCACCTGGAACTCGGGGGCCTGTGGGTGAGAAGGGAGACCAGGGAGATCCTGGAGAGGATGGACGAAAT GGGAGCCCTGGACCATCTGGACCCAAGGGTGACCGTGGGGAGCCA GGTCCCCCAGGACCCCCTGGACGGCTG GTGGACACAGGACTTGGAGTCAGAGAGAAG GGAGAGTCTGGGGACCGTGGACAGGAGGGTCCTCGAGGACCCAAGGGTGACCCCGGCCCCCCTGGAGCTTCTGGGGAGAGA GGCATCAGTGGACTTCGGGGGGCCCCCGGCCCACAG GGGGACCCAGGTGTTCGAGGCCCAGCAGGAGAAAAG GGTGACCGGGGCCCCCCTGGCCTGGATGGCCGCAGTGGACTGGATGGGAAACCAGGAACCCCTGGTCCCCCTGGGCTGCCT GGTGCTATAGGCAAGGCTGGGGACCCAGGGAGAGAC GGACTTCCTGGCCTTCGAGGAGAACAGGGCCCCCCTGGCCCCTCTGGTCCCCTTGGAGCACTG GGAAAGCCAGGCGAGGATGGCAAGCCTGGCCTGAATGGGAAAAAC GGAGGACCTGGGGACCCTGGAGAAGATGGGAGGAAG ggagagaagggagattcGGGCGCTCCTGGGAGAGAA GGTCATGATGGCCCCAAGGGTGAGCGAGGAGCTCCTGGTAGCCCTGGACTCCAGGGCCCCCCGGGCCTCCCAGGGCAGGTCGGCCCTCCTGGCCAG ggtttccctggtgttCCGGGAGGTTTGGGCTCCAAG GGTGACCGTGGGGAGACTGGACCCAAAGGGGAACAG GGCCTCCCAGGAGAGCGTGGCCTGAGAGGAGAGCCTGGGAGCACGGCG AATGTGGAGCGGTTGCTGGAAAATATTGGCATCAAG ACGTCTGCCCTGCGGGAGATCGTGGAGAGCTGGGAAGAGAGCTCTGGCAGCTTCCTGCCTGTGCCTGAACGGCGTCGTGGCCCCAAGGGGGACCCAGGAGAGCGGGGCCCCCCAGGCAAGGAG GGCCCCACTGGCTTTTCTGGAGAACGCGGGCTGAAGGGAGATCGTGGAGACCCTGGCCCTCAGGGGCCACCTGGCCTGGCCCTTGGGGAGAGGGGCCCCCCTGGACCTCCCGGCCTTGCTGGGGAACCTGGAAAGCCTGGTATCCCTGGGCTCCCAGGCCCGGCTGGGAgtgtgggagaggcagggagaccaggagAGAGG GGAGAAcggggagagaaaggagaacgTGGAGAACAG GGCAGAGACGGCCCTCCTGGCCTCCCTGGACCCCCTGGCCCCCCTGGCCCCAAG gtggccatGGATGAGCCAGGTTCTGGACTCTCTAGAGAACCAGGACCCCCTGGACTCAAGGGTACTAAG GGGGAGCCAGGCAGTGACGGCAACCGAGGCCCCAAAGGAGACAGG GGTGAGCCAGGCATCAAGGGAGACTGGGGAGAGCCTGGACAGAGAGGTCAAAATGGCAGCCCG GGTCTGCCAGGAGAGCGTGGTGTGGCTGGGCCTGAGGGGAAGCCG GGTCTGCAAGGTCCGAGGGGGACCCCTGGCCCAATG GGTGGCCATGGAGACCCTGGACCACCCGGTGCCCCG GGTCTTGCTGGCCCTGCGGGACCCCAGGGACCTTCTGGCCTGAAG GGGGAGCCCGGAGAGACAGGACCACCAGGACGG ggcCTGCCTGGACCCACTGGAGCTGTGGGACTTCCTGGTCCCCCTGGCACTTCAGGCCTTGTG GGTCCTCAGGGGGCACCAGGTTTGCCTGGACAAGTG GGGGAGACGGGGAAGCCGGGAGTGCCAGGTCGTGATGGTGCCAGTGGGAAGGACGGAGACAGAGGAGCCCCTGGCGTGCCG GGGTCACCAGGTCTGCCTGGCCCTGTCGGACCTAAAGGAGAGCCTGGACCCATGGGCACCCCTGGACAG GCTGTGGTCGGGCCCCCTGGAGCAAAGGGAGAGAAG GGCGCCCCTGGAGGCCTTGCTGGAGACCTGGTGGGAGAGCCG GGAGCCAAAGGTGACCGAGGACTGCCGGGGCCGCGAGGCGAGAAG GGTGAAGCCGGCCGTGCCGGGGAGCCTGGAGATCCTGGTGAAGAT ggTCAGAAAGGGGCTCCAGGACTCAAAGGTCACAAG GGTGACCCAGGAGTTGGGGTCCAGGGGCCCCCTGGGCCAATTGGTCCTCCAGGTCTAAAG GGAGACTTGGGCCCCCCTGGCACCCCTGGTGCTCCTGGTATTGTGGGGTTCCCCGGTCAGACAGGCCCTCGAGGAGAGATGGGTCAGCCGGGCCCCAGTGGAGAGCGG GGTCTGGCAGGCCccccagggagagagggagccccaGGTCCCTTGGGGCCACCTGGACCCCTTGGGTTAGCG GGAGCACCTGGGGCCCCTGGACTCAAAGGAGACAAG GGAGACCCTGGAGCAGGGCCGCCTGGGGCCCGAGGCGAGCGTGGGGAGCCAGGTGTCCGG GGTGAAGATGGCCGCCCCGGCCTGGAGGGACCCCGAGGACTCATG GGTCCCCCAGGCAGCCGGGGGGAGCGTGGGGAGAAG GGTGACACTGGAGCCTCAGGGCTAAAGGGTGACAAG GGTGACTCAGCTGTGATTATGGGGCctccggggccacggggtgccaaGGGGGACATG GGTGAACGAGGGCCTCGGGGCATAGATGGTGACAAAGGACCTCGGGGAGACAGTGGGGATGCTGGAGAAAAG GGCGCCAAGGGACAGCCTGGAGACAAGGGCTCAGCCGGGTTGCTGGGGGTGCGTGGACTCACAGGACCCAAG GGTGAGCCTGGTGCTGCAGGGATCCCTGGTGAGCCG GGATCCCGAGGAAAAGACGGAGCCCCTGGTGTCCGAGGAGACAAAGGAGATGTTGGCTTCATGGGTCCCCGGGGCCTCAAG GGCGAACGGGGGGTTAAGGGAGCCTGTGGCCTTGATGGAGAGAAGGGAGATAAG GGAGAAGCTGGTCCCCCGGGCCGCCCAGGGCTGGCAGGACGCAAAGGAGAGTTG GGGGAGCCGGGTGTTCCAGGCCAGTCAGGGGTCCCTGGGAAGGAAGGCCTGATCGGTCCCAAG GGTGACCGCGGTTTTGATGGGCAGCCAGGACCCAAGGGTGACCAGGGCGAGAAAGGGGAGCGG GGGCCTCCAGGAATTGGGGGCTTCCCAGGTCCCAGGGGCAGTGATGGCTCTAGTGGTCCCCCCGGGCCACCTGGCAGTATTGGTCCCAAAGGCCCTGAAGGACTTCAGGGCCAGAAG GGTGAACGAGGTCCCCCTGGAGAGATTGTGGTGGGGGCCCCTGGGGTCCCTGGAACCCCTGGAGAGAGAGGGGAGCAG GGGCGGCCAGGACCTGCAGGGCCCCGTGGTGAGAAGGGAGAAGCTGAACTGACA GAGGATGACATTCGGGGCCTTGTGCGTCAGGAGATGAGTCAGCATTGCG CCTGCCAGGGCCAGTTTATCACATCTGGATCAC GACCCCTCCCTAGTTACGCTGCAGACACCTCTGGCCCCCAGCTCCACGCCGTGCCCGTTCTCCGCGTCTCCCATGCAGAGGAGGAAG GCCAGGTGCCCCCCGAGGACGATGAGTACGAATACTCTGAGTATTCCGTGGAGGAATACCAGGACCCTGAGGCTCCTTGGGATGGCGATG CCCCGGACCCCTGCTCACTTCCACTGGACGAGGGCTCCTGTACTGCCTACACCCTGCGCTGGTATCATCGGGCTGTGGCAGGTGGTATAGAGGCCTGTCACCCCTTTGTCTATGGTGGCTGCGGAGGGAATGCCAACCGTTTTGGGACCCGTGAGGCCTGTGAGCGCCGCTGCCCGCCCCGGGTGGCTCAGAGCCAGGGGACAG GTGCTGCCCGGAGCTTAGGCAGATGA
- the UCN2 gene encoding urocortin-2 yields MTRWALLVLMVLTLGRTLLVPATPIPGFRLLPQNFPQGTPCPVTSESPSASTTGPSTVWGHPGPGPHITLSLDVPLGLLQILLEQARARAVREQAAANAHILAHVGRR; encoded by the coding sequence ATGACCAGGTGGGCTCTGCTGGTGCTGATGGTCCTGACATTGGGCAGGACTCTGCTTGTCCCAGCAACCCCTATCCCAGGCTTCCGGCTCCTCCCTCAGAACTTTCCCCAGGGCACTCCCTGCCCTGTGACCTCGGAGAGCCCTTCAGCCAGCACCACAGGCCCCTCCACTGTTTGGGGCCACCCTGGCCCTGGCCCCCACATCACCCTCTCGCTGGATGTcccccttggcctcctgcagATCTTACTGGAGCAGGCCCGGGCCAGGGCAGTGAGGGAGCAGGCTGCTGCCAATGCCCACATCCTGGCCCATGTTGGTCGCCGCTGA